The Bacillales bacterium genome has a window encoding:
- a CDS encoding CpaF family protein, protein MVNDALVKKLIEDIRGNLDFMHTTTNEELTAHIEQAVFRSAAEHHLTSAQMKWLVQRIYNAFRGLDVLQPLIEDPTITEIMINTHNEIFIERNGEMTEAPMQFEDVQKLEDIIQSIVSKVNRVVNESSPIVDARLEDGSRVNVVLPPIALKGPVMTIRKFPGKPLGMNDLIKKRAVTKEVADFLKDLVLAKYNVFISGGTSSGKTTFLNVLSNFIPKNERIITIEDSAELQIRNVPNLVSLETRNANTEGKGEITIRELIKTSLRMRPNRIIVGEVRGEEALDMLQAMNTGHDGSLSTGHANSTIDMLSRLETMALSGANLPVEVIRKQISSAIDIVIHLSRLRDHCRKVVAVSEMAGLKAGEIQLNPLFEFVEEEEGPDGEVIGSLRATGNALKNKDKLKLAGILPAS, encoded by the coding sequence ATGGTGAATGATGCCCTTGTCAAGAAGCTGATCGAAGACATCCGCGGCAATCTCGATTTTATGCACACGACAACGAACGAAGAGCTGACAGCGCATATTGAACAGGCTGTGTTCCGCAGTGCAGCGGAGCATCATCTGACTTCCGCGCAAATGAAATGGCTCGTTCAGCGCATCTACAACGCCTTTCGGGGTCTGGATGTTCTTCAACCTTTAATTGAAGATCCCACGATCACCGAGATCATGATCAATACACATAACGAAATTTTCATCGAAAGAAACGGTGAAATGACCGAAGCGCCGATGCAGTTTGAGGACGTCCAGAAACTCGAGGATATTATCCAATCGATCGTTTCCAAGGTGAACCGCGTCGTTAATGAATCTTCACCGATCGTGGATGCCCGGCTGGAGGACGGTTCGAGGGTAAACGTCGTTTTGCCGCCGATTGCTTTGAAAGGTCCGGTCATGACAATTAGAAAATTTCCAGGGAAACCGCTGGGGATGAACGATTTGATTAAAAAACGAGCAGTGACGAAAGAAGTTGCCGATTTCCTGAAGGATTTGGTGTTGGCGAAATACAATGTGTTCATTAGCGGGGGGACGAGTTCGGGGAAAACGACGTTTTTGAACGTTCTTTCCAACTTCATTCCGAAAAATGAAAGAATCATCACTATTGAAGACTCGGCGGAATTGCAAATTCGTAACGTACCGAATCTCGTTAGTTTGGAAACAAGAAATGCAAATACGGAAGGAAAAGGTGAAATTACCATTCGAGAGTTGATCAAGACCTCTTTAAGAATGCGTCCGAATCGAATCATCGTAGGGGAAGTGCGTGGAGAAGAAGCGCTTGACATGCTGCAGGCGATGAATACCGGCCATGACGGATCGCTTTCCACCGGACATGCCAATTCCACCATAGATATGTTGAGCCGGTTGGAAACAATGGCATTGAGCGGGGCTAATTTACCTGTGGAAGTCATCAGAAAACAAATCAGTTCGGCTATTGATATCGTGATCCACCTTTCAAGATTGCGAGACCATTGTCGGAAAGTCGTTGCCGTCAGTGAAATGGCGGGCCTTAAGGCAGGCGAAATTCAGTTAAACCCGTTGTTTGAATTTGTTGAAGAGGAAGAGGGGCCGGACGGAGAAGTCATCGGCTCGTTGAGAGCGACGGGAAATGCACTGAAGAATAAAGATAAACTGAAATTGGCGGGGATCCTTCCCGCATCATGA